Genomic DNA from Dama dama isolate Ldn47 chromosome 26, ASM3311817v1, whole genome shotgun sequence:
aagctcaacattcagaaaactaagatcatggcatccggtcccatcacttcatgggaaatagatggggagacaatggaaacagtgtcagactttatttttgggggctccaaaatcactgcagatggtgactgcagccatgaaattaaaagacactttcttcttggaaggaaagttatgaccaacctagacagcatattaaaaagcagagacattactttgtcaacaaaggtccatctagtcaagtctatggcttttccagtagtcatgtatggatgtgagagttggactataaagaaaactgagcgccgaaaaattgatgcttttgaactgtggtgttggagaagactcttgagagtcccttggactgcaaggaaatcccaccagtccatcctaaaggagatcagtcctgggtgttcattggaaggactgattgctgaagctgaaactccaatactttggccacctgatgcaaagagctgattcatttgaaaagaccctgatgctgggaaagattgaaggcaagaggagaaggggacaacagaggatgagatggttggatggcagcactgactcagtagacatgagtctgggtggactccaggagtttgtgatggacagggaggcctagcctgttgcagttcacggggtcacaaagagtcagacacaactgagctgaactgaactgaactgatagctgattaacaatgttgtggcagATTCAGGCTAACAGTGAAGGAactcactgtatatatatatatatatatatatatatatacgtgtatccattctcccccaaacccctctcccatccaggctgccacgtaacattgaacagagttccatgtactatatagtaggtccttgttggttaaccattttgaatacagcagtgtgtatatgaccTTCcctaactccctaactatccctcccagAAATCAGTTTTATTCCGTAGAAGTAAACAGGAAAACACGGAACTAAACAAGAAAGGATGAGTACATGGGAAGTTTCCCATGTACTTATCTTTTCAGACTCACCTAACAGGAAGCCTCTTACCCCCCTTAAAAAAGATCACTCAGTATTTCAGAGAAAGCTGTAGACTGGAATCCACCGCTTTACACACAGGCAATCCTTAGGTAACTGAGAGACAGTGAGTGTCGGACCCCTTACCCGGCTGGCCCCTGCTTTGCTGGCACGCTGGGTGACTGGCTGGGTGTGCTGACACTGTAGGTCAGGGGATTATTAGGTTGACTACACGTCCCAggctctttgtttttgttttgttttgtttggggagggagagaggaaagttaACTGGGGCCCCAGagatctatgaaaaaaaaaaaaaaagacagaaaaggaggaggggagagaaatgTGCAGTGATAAGTGCTTTCTGTTGTAAAAGTCATGACCGAAAATGAGTTTGATTCTGGCAGAAGCAAACTGGCAATGTGGGTCAAGGATTAACCCTCAGAGATGCCAGGATAACATCTCCTGAGACATGTCTCTAAATTACATCAAAAACTTCTATGAAGGATGTGTGAGTATTATACAAACAGCGACGATTGTATGAGTCCTCTCTGTGTATTTTAACCTGATTCGCATGAGCGCTGAGGAATAGGGTTCTCTACGTGCATGGAGAGTCATATAAATATCAACCATTTACTGCAAACTATTCTAAATCTAAATAACTGTAACTAGAATAATTCAGGAAGTACTTCTAGCTGTTGGTGCTTTAAAGCAGCTTGCTTGCTCAATTTGATAGTTGAAGAAGTAGGAAAGAAGGTGTAATGACAACTAAATAAACACTATTTGGTTGTTAAGAAAGTGCATATACTAATGAGTCTAACGTTGGATTTGCTATCCAATTATTTTAATAGGTACTAGATATACTAAGATTACCTTGATTATATTGCAAAAGGGATATTGATTGACTTCAAATCTTTCtacaaattttcaaaattatttatttcattagcAACAAGGTCCCGTTTGACTgttgcacttcatattttcagagtGAAAAGCATTAAGAAATCTCATAACACATGATTTAAACTGGACTTGATGATCTCTAAGGTTCTTTCTTCAAAATTtcataaatcttaaaattttttacaatGTGATGATGAAAACATCCTTTAAAATGTcctcctttaatttttgttttcaaaagattttttttcctcctaaaactATAACAGATGAAGCCTCCTACCGTGATTGGCcaatttcacacccttttcttTGGATCAGTTAGAATGTTCTTCCTCGGGGTCTTAGGCTTTGCAGTCTATGGGAATGAGGCTCTGCACTTCAGCTGTGATCCGGACAAGAGAGAAATAAACCTCTTCTGTTACAATCAGTTCAGACCAATCACTCCACAAGTAAGTTTTTCTGTGTGTACAAATATAAACCTTATTCTACACCagataaaattgttttctttataaatgtaaaataatatatagactATGCTAATGAGTATTATTTctagaataataatttttaaaaattaatcgtATATTTctagaataataatttttaaaaattaatcatataattaaaagtaaattaatttaagTAGATCAAGAGTTTCTTCCAAGTCCAGCATTCTATTATCTATTGATGTTAGAATTATACTCCAGGCTTGtaattagaaaatgcagagagGGTAGCTACTAAAATAAAGTATATCATCATTGTTAGTAATTGGCAGGTGATGACAGTAAAATGTGACTACTTTTTCACAATTATTAAGACATCTAAAGTTTTAAACTTTAAACgtcttgaaaattaaatgagatctaTCCAGCATTGCTACCTTCATTATACTATTTTTATTCCTCATAAGACTTACAAAACTTAGAATTTTTAAGTTAGCCTCTATTGAGGGTCAGTACATTTTGTTAGTGTATATTTTCATGACATGCTGATGGATTTGACTAAGATATTTCTGACATACTTTAGGTGTTCTGGGCATTACAACTAGTGATTGTCCTGGTTCCTGGAGCTATTTTCCATCTATATGCTGCATGTAAAAGCATCAATCAAGAATGCATTCTTCAAAAGCCCACCTACACTGTGATCTACATCCTCTCTGTTTTGTTAAGAATTAGCCTAGAAGTGGTAGCATTTTGGCTTCAGATTCACCTTTTTGGTTTCCAAGTAAAACCTCTCTACCTGTGTGATGCTGTGTCTCTTGGGAAAAAATTTACTATTATAAAATGCATGGTGCCAGAACACTTTGAGAAGACCATTTTTCTCATTGCAATGTATACATTTACTGTCATTACAATAGTATTATGTGTTGCTGAGATTTTTGAGATCATATTTAGAAGATTGTGCTTTCTAATCAGTCAATGACCAAAAGGATGATTAACTACTGTCATGCCACAATTATTTATCAACcacttttatttagttttatcttATTCAGTGAGTACCTCAACCTCAAACATAAGTATCTGTTTTTTAAACTTACCTCACTGTGTCTGAAATTTATGTCTAGTATAAAATATAAGACTAAGTTCTAAGGCAGGGATTCTTGAACAAACCTTTcgttccattttaatttttttcacacattaagAAATATACATGGAACTAATGgtaactcattttttaaacagtGCTTTTACAGAGCTCTTTCACACACAACGTCTTAATCAATCACAGTATTTTATGGCCAGAGAAACTTTTGTCAGCTCTTTTACACAGGTGGAAAATTAGGCTCAAGGAAGTTAATGTATGCATCCAAAGTCACACAACCAGACCAGGATTCAGCTTTCTTAACTAGAAAGTCATTTCCCTCTCCACTTAAGTAAGCAGCATAAATTTTGAGAATGCAATTATTGTTGCATTCATGTAAAATATAACTTACTGAAGTACAACAGTTGTCAGTTAATTATTAAAAGAGTCATTCTATAATTTGATCACTAACTTGAAGAAATGGAGCACTTACATTTTTTATACCcaaaattttcttgaaatttttaatattaaagtatATGGTAATATGgccactaaataaataaaaatgctatgGAAAATAATAGGCATGGTCTCTGCTTCttgttggaggaaaaaaaatccctctgtGCTCATAGATATTCTATAACTGTAGTTTCGATATACAAGATTACTGAgatagaaaattatatttatattgttaGACTTCCTAAATTGCTATGAAATGATTTCTAAGGTATTTTCATATTAATTCAGTGCATTCTTTTTAACTGCCTGTTTTACCAATAATCTTGTCCatataatatcatttaaaaacttaATGTATGACTGCATTTTACTAGCACTTTATTAGGGAAATAAGTATAGTCGGTAAAAAACTGgggttttcaattttttcttaggCACTATTCAACCCACGGTTAATATCATGAATTTCTACATTTAAGGAGTTTTAAATCATTGAGGCTTTCTCCACATGACAGCGCAAGGGAAATTCAACAAATAGCTCCTTAGTATCTATTATTAAACATGTACCACATTAAAAGTTCAAATACAAAGATAAACAAGACTTAGCACCTTTATAAgaccaagaatccacctgctgatgcaggagacggacgttcaatccctgggtcacgaagatcccctggagaaggaaatgacagtctactccagtattcttgcctagaaaaccccaaggatggaggagcctggtgggctacagtccgtgggatcacaaagagtcagacacgactgagtgactaacacgcgcgcgcgcacacacacacacacacacacacacacataaataattggtgtgttcgtcgctcagtcgtgtcccattctttgaaaccccacagactgtagcccagcaggctcctctgtctatgggattctccaggcaagaacattggagtggcttgccatttccttctccagaggatcttcccaacctagggattgaaccctggtctcctgcattacagacagactctttaccatttgagctacagggaagtccttacaTAAATAATTCTTAAATTCTATTCTGGGGGCACAGTGAAATGACTTGGAAACAGTTGATCCGTGGTGCTTCCTTTTAAGACCTGTGAGATGGGAGCAGGGTAACCCTCACTGAAGGCCCAATTTTAACCCATTACTAAGGCAAAACCTTTCTGAATACCCTAGGAGATACCCCTTTGATGCTttggaaatattatttttccaCTGTTCTCAAATTCTTGAATTCCTTTCTCAGGCTGGTTGACTCACTGTCTTAGTCCAATTGGACTACTACTACAAAAATATCTCAGCTGGATAGtttataaacaaaagaaatttatttctcatcgtTCTGGAAGATGGAAGTCTCAGATCAAGGTGCAGGCATGCTCAGGTTCTGATGAGAGCCCTCCTCTGCATTATAGTCTTGTCATCATAGCCTCACATGGTGGAAAGGCCAGAGGGCTCCTTAGGGTTCCTTTTACAAGCACACTAAGCCCATTCATGAGGGTTCCATTCCCAAGACCTACTTACTTGCCAAAGGTCCCACCTGCTAAAATCATCACACTGGAGGTTAGGATTTCCAAAATATGAGTTTTGGGGGGGACACAAATATCTGGCCCATTGCACTCATGGTTGCCACAGAAATTACTGTAGCTACATGAAGCAGGTCTTTGCTGTGCCCAAGGAAAGAAGGGGGAAGGGGTAAAAAGACATTCTTCTTGATGGCCTGTTACAAATTTTCTAAGgaaagatcattaaaaaaaaaaaaaaaaaccagaatccCCTTTAATATCATTGCCCATTCAAAGATGAACACTTTGATTTATTCTTATTCTGATTCATCCTAGGACATTTTCAAAGTAATGCCCCTTTTAAAGAGAATTTCTACCCTAGCTGTTGGGAAAAGTAACTATTCTCACTTCTATGTGACTCTTGGGTATTGTTCCTTTTAATCCTTTCAGGTAGTTCTTTTCCTGCAAAGATGTTACATTGATCAGGACTCAGTTAAAGGCCCTTTACAGATCTCTGGGCTCTCACCCTTTGCAGCTTCTCCCCCTGAGGCAGTCTGTCCTGTCAATCTGGCCTCCTCAGCCCCGGACAAGGAGGAAAGATAGCATTTCTAAGTCACTAGAGAAACTCTGGTCACCTCTGCTTTACTTAAGTACGTAGTGCATATGTGTAAAGATACAGATTCTGTGTGAGTTTGTTTGGACGGTCTTTTTAATTCCTTAATGATCTATAATATTCTATGATTTCATTTTGTTAGTAACTATATCAGGATTGTTAGCACACACCTGTATACTCCTGGATAATAAATGCTACAAAAAATATAGGTTTTGTAACATATAAATATcagatatttaattatataaaatgtaaaaactgaTTTTTCTAACTAAACTGCAAATGTaggaaaaatgaataagaatGTCAAAGCTAAACAAATAACTATCTAACCActtgaaaatacatttaaagttATTGCATAAAAAGTTCTTGGGTCAAATAAGATAATTTAAATTGAAGTTTTTCGGTCtgattataaatgaaaaatggtCATGATACTACATATAAATTCTATAAGATGTTGCCAAAATTGTAGCACATGGCAAATTGAcagcagaaaataaatttttgatttaaaaaagaaacaataaatgtaATTCAAGCAGCAAATATAAGaacttcaaaataaaactaagggaaaaaaatttaatatggaTAAAGACAAAAAgtaacaaattataaaataaacaatatacaATAGAGAGATCCAAAATTCTTCTTGAAAATAACAATTAGAAAAATGTAGCATATCAAATCATGTGTGCAAGTATATCCTTGTAaggttttataatatatatggaGTTATACATTGTCACTTGAAATACACTGTGATAATTTAAAGATGTATACTATAAAATACAGGACAgctaggaaaacaaaaacaacaaaattttggctactcagccaaaaaaggaaatcaaaacattcAACGAATCC
This window encodes:
- the GJE1 gene encoding putative gap junction epsilon-1 protein; amino-acid sequence: MSLNYIKNFYEGCMKPPTVIGQFHTLFFGSVRMFFLGVLGFAVYGNEALHFSCDPDKREINLFCYNQFRPITPQVFWALQLVIVLVPGAIFHLYAACKSINQECILQKPTYTVIYILSVLLRISLEVVAFWLQIHLFGFQVKPLYLCDAVSLGKKFTIIKCMVPEHFEKTIFLIAMYTFTVITIVLCVAEIFEIIFRRLCFLISQ